From the genome of Streptomyces sp. NBC_01304:
CAGATTGCCGACCACCGGGATGCCGTCGACCTTGTCCTCCAGGTAGGCCGGCGGCTTGTTGAGGCCCTGGCCGTTGGTGATGCCGGCCGGCTCGATGCCGAGGGCGAGCACCGCGTCCAGGTCCTCCTGGGTGAGCGTGACGATCCGCTTCGGGTGCGCGGGGATCTCGACGGCCTTGCCGGTGGCGTCCTTGACGGTGCGCGTGGCCGAGTCGCCCGCGCCCGCGTCGCCCTTCGCCTTGGCCTTTCCGGAGTCCGAGTCCGAGCCGCAGCCTGCGAGGACCACGACGGCTGCCCCCATCACGGCCAGTCCGCGAAGTGCGCGGCGGCGGGCGGGCGATGCGAGGTGGCGGCTGGCTGACAGCATGAAGGAGCTCCGGAAGATTCAAAGGGGGACGGCGCCGACGACAATCGGCCATTAGGTTAGCCTTACCTTACGCCGAAGCCGCACCGGAGACGCAAGGGGGCCTCGCCCCGGGCCGACCGGACCCGGGGTGCGGACCCCGCGTGCGGACCCCCAGGAAAGGCCCGAATTCCGTGGAACTCCACGCAGAGCAGCTCACCGCCGGCTACCCCGGCCACCTGGCCGTGCGCGACGTCGACCTCACCATCGCCGCCGGACAGGTGGTCGCCGTGGTGGGTCCCAACGGCTGTGGCAAGTCGACCCTGTTGCGCGCCATGGCCCGGCTGCACAAGCCGGCGAGCGGCCGGGTGCGGGTGGGGGACGCGGACATCTGGCAGCTGAGCCAGCGTCAGGCCGCGCACCGCATCGCCCTGCTCCCGCAGTCCCCGCAGGCACCGGAGGCGGTGACCGTCGCCGGGCTCGTACGCTACGGGCGCCATCCGCACCAGGGCCTGTTCCGGCAGTGGTCGCACGAGGACGAACAGGCGGTCGGCGAGGCGCTGCGGGCCACCGGCACCGAGGAGTTGGCGGACCGGCAGCTCGACCAGCTGTCCGGCGGTCAGCGCCAGCGCTGCTGGCTGGCCATGGTGCTCGCGCAGCAGACCCCCGTCGCCCTGCTCGACGAGCCGACCAGCGCGCTCGACCTCGGGCACGCGGTCGAAGTCCTGGAGCTGGTACGGGAGGTGGCCGCGGGCGGCCGCACCGTGGTCATGGTCCTGCACGACCTGGCCGCCGCGGCACGCTACGCCGACACGATCGTCGCGATGAACGCGGGCGAGGTGGTGGCGCAGGGCCCCGCCCGTGAGGTGGTGAACGCCGCACTGGTGAAGGACCTGTACGGCGTCGACGTGGACATCCTCCAGGCGCCGGGCGACGGCTCCCCCGTCGTCGTACCGGCCGCACGCCCGGCCACCACAGCCTCAACAGCTTCCTAGACCGGCTCGCGCTCCCCCGAGTCGAGCCGGAACGGCGGATAGACGTCCGTCATCAGCGAGCTGTACGCCGCGACCCGGTACGCCCAGCGGTGGGCGCCCACGTTGAAGTCGTACATGCCGCGCGGATAGCGCCCGGCGAACAGCAGCGCGACGCCCGCGAAGAAGGCCAGCACCCCCACGATCCCGCCGCCCCCGCCCGAGCCGAACCCTCCGGTCAGCAGCGCGACGATGAGGAGCTGCGGCAGCACGAGCAGCCACCACTTGACGAGGACGAGGCCGCGCGAGAGCTGCTGCGGGTGGTCGATGTCGAGGCGCGCCGGGTAGTCGGGCACGTCGGCGAGCGTGAACGGCGGGTAGCGGTCGGTGCCGAGAGTGCCGTACGCGTAGTACTGGACGCGCCAACTCCAGCGCAGGACCCCGAGGTTGTAGTCGAACAGGGCACGCGGATAGCTGCCGGTGATCAGGATCGCGAAGAACGCCACGATGCTGACGAGCAGATATCCGATCCCCAGGAAGAACAGCACGACGAAGTGCGGAATCGCGAGGAGCCACTTGACCAGCCACAGCCAGCGGGACAGGCCTTCCTCATAGTCCGCTTCGAGCCGGACGGGACTGACGGCCCCCTTGGCCATGACGGGCGTGCTCGGAGGTGCGGTCATGCGGATCATCTCCCCCGCGGGCCCCGAGAGGAGCCCGCCTCTACCTCCCGTGTACGACCGTCACGGTGGCTTAGCAAGGGCCAGGGCCGGGCTGTCCGATTCCTTCAAGACCACTGGCCGCCGCTCTGCATACGCTCGTTCCATGAGCACACAACCGACACCCCGTTTCGATCTGATCGGCATCGTCGTCTCCGACATGGCGGCCTCACTCGCCTTCTACCGCAGGCTCGGCCTGGAGTTCCCTGCCGGGTCCGAAGAAGCGCCGCACGCCGAGGCCCCGCTGCCGGGCGGGCTGCGTTTCGCCCTCGACTCCGAGGCCACCATCCGTTCCTTCGCCCCCGACTTCCAGCCACCCGCCTCGGCGGGCCGGGTCGGGCTCGCGTTCCTGTGCGAGAGCCCCGCGCAGGTGGACGCCCAGTACGCGGAGCTGACCGCGGCCGGATACAAGGGCGAGCTGGAGCCGTTCGACGCCTTCTGGGGACAGCGGTACGCGACCGTCCTGGACCCCGACGGTCAGGGCGTGGACCTGTTCGCCGCGCTGCCCGCGGCCGACGGCGCTACGGACGCCGGCTGAGCAGCTCGCTCAGCGACATCTGCGCCAACTCCCGTACGTCCCTTGCCAGATGGGCCTGATCCGCATAGCCCGCGACCGCCGCCGTGTCCGCGTACGGCAGCCCGTCGCGGGCCAGGACCAGTGCACGCTGCAGCCGCAGCACGCGGGCGAGGGTCTTGGGCCCGTACCCGAAGGCGGCCAGGGAGCGGCGGTGCAGTCTGCGGGCCCCGATGCCCAGTTCGTCGGCGGTCCCGGCGACGGAGCGGCCCGCGTCCAGACGGGCCACGA
Proteins encoded in this window:
- a CDS encoding VOC family protein — translated: MSTQPTPRFDLIGIVVSDMAASLAFYRRLGLEFPAGSEEAPHAEAPLPGGLRFALDSEATIRSFAPDFQPPASAGRVGLAFLCESPAQVDAQYAELTAAGYKGELEPFDAFWGQRYATVLDPDGQGVDLFAALPAADGATDAG
- a CDS encoding DUF4389 domain-containing protein → MTAPPSTPVMAKGAVSPVRLEADYEEGLSRWLWLVKWLLAIPHFVVLFFLGIGYLLVSIVAFFAILITGSYPRALFDYNLGVLRWSWRVQYYAYGTLGTDRYPPFTLADVPDYPARLDIDHPQQLSRGLVLVKWWLLVLPQLLIVALLTGGFGSGGGGGIVGVLAFFAGVALLFAGRYPRGMYDFNVGAHRWAYRVAAYSSLMTDVYPPFRLDSGEREPV
- a CDS encoding ABC transporter ATP-binding protein yields the protein MELHAEQLTAGYPGHLAVRDVDLTIAAGQVVAVVGPNGCGKSTLLRAMARLHKPASGRVRVGDADIWQLSQRQAAHRIALLPQSPQAPEAVTVAGLVRYGRHPHQGLFRQWSHEDEQAVGEALRATGTEELADRQLDQLSGGQRQRCWLAMVLAQQTPVALLDEPTSALDLGHAVEVLELVREVAAGGRTVVMVLHDLAAAARYADTIVAMNAGEVVAQGPAREVVNAALVKDLYGVDVDILQAPGDGSPVVVPAARPATTASTAS